In Mixophyes fleayi isolate aMixFle1 chromosome 4, aMixFle1.hap1, whole genome shotgun sequence, the following proteins share a genomic window:
- the LOC142153220 gene encoding E3 ubiquitin/ISG15 ligase TRIM25-like, with amino-acid sequence MASADLRQELDCSICLNIYTDPVTLRCGHNFCRVCIDRVLDTQEGSGVYTCPECRAECQERPALQRNITLCNIVGSFLSTWPDQEETGIFCTYCIHSPVPAAKSCLLCEASLCDNHLRVHSKSAEHVLSDPTTSLGNRKCSAHKELLKYYCTEDAACICVSCTVAGEHQGHQVEMLDEASKKKKEKLRNVLQKLNTKREETEKRVQRLQERKREDQEKAAGVTEKVTALFRDIRRQLEDLEKRVLSEISRQEESVSLSVSDLIQQLEIKKDELSRKMRHIEELCNMSDPVTVLQDPDTADLCDTEDRERDDDQVHGVGDLDVGLISGKLHTLSDIITGINTGIYVQEATDILLDVNTAANNIHISGDRKFAYRSDLNQNYPETPERFQYNQVISSRRFSSGRHYWEVDVSKSGVWRVGMCYPSIDRRGRQSYFGCNNKSWCLCRGYNNQYSVIHDNKVIQLPDNIPCDRVRIYLDYEAGQMSFYSLCDPITHLHTVTATFTEPLHAALWVGGGCITISGGLRKWEK; translated from the coding sequence atggcgtctgctgatctgagacaggagctggactgttccatctgcctgaacatttatacagatcctgtaacactgagatgtggacataacttctgccgggtctgtattgatcgtgtgttagatacacaggaggggtctggagtttatacctgtcctgaatgcagagcagagtgtcaggagcgtCCTGCACTGCAGAGGAATATAACTCTGTGTAACATAGTGGGGAGTTTTCTGTCTACTTGGCCAGATCAGGAGGAGACTGGGATCTTCTGCACTTACTGTATtcactctcctgtacctgctgctaaatcctgtctgttgtgtgaagcttctctgtgtgataatcacctgagagtacacagcaagtcagcagaacatGTCTTATCTGATCCCACCACTTCCCTGGGGAACAGGAAATGCTCCGCCCATAAGGAGCTCTTGAAATATTACTGTACTGAGGatgctgcctgtatctgtgtgtcctgcaCTGTGGCCGGAGAACATCAAGGACATCAGGTGGAGATGCTGGATGAGGCCTctaagaagaagaaggagaagctgagaaatgttctgcagaaactgaacacaaagagagaggagactgagaaaagagtccagagaCTGCAGGAGCGCAAAAGAGAAGATCAGGAAAAAGCAGCTGGTGTAACAGAGAAagtcactgccctgtttagagacatcaggagacagctggaagacctagagaagagagtcctgagtgagatctccaggcaagaagagagcgtttcactctcagtctctgatctgatccagcaactggaaataaagaaggacgagctgtccaggaagatgcggcacattgaggagctgtgtaacatgtctgatccagtgactgtcttacaggacCCAGACACAGCtgacttgtgtgatactgaggacagagagagagatgatgaccaggtccatggtgtaggagatctggatgtgggtctcatctcagggaaattacacacattatctgatataataacaggtataaatACAGGGATCTAtgtgcaggaagctacagacatattactggatgtaaacacagctgctaataatatacatatatcaggtgaCAGGAAATTTGCATACAGGTCAGATTTAAACCAGAATTAtccagaaacaccagagagatttcagTATAATCAGGTAATAAGCAGCAGGAGATTTTCCtcagggcgacattactgggaagtggatgTCAGTAAATCAGGGGTATGGagggtagggatgtgttatcccagtatagatAGGAGAGGACGTCAGTCATACTTTGGATGTAATAACAAGTCCTGGTGTTTGTGTAGGGGGTATAATAATCAGTACTCAGTGATACATGACAATAAAGTGATCCAGTTacctgacaatattccctgtgatagagtgaggatatatctggattatgaggctggacagatgtccttttattctctgtgtgacccgatcacacacttacacaccgtcactgccaccttcactgagccccttcatgctgcattatggGTAGGGGGAGGTTGTATAACGATATCTGGGGGACTCAGGAAATGGGAGAAATGA